One Chitinophaga varians DNA window includes the following coding sequences:
- a CDS encoding glycan-binding surface protein — protein sequence MNKFISHTCSRLLLWLLPGITAMVQTGCKKDRDGSGPVITHVRNYAASPDDTLLTAALPGQWVVLSGRGLQDALQVTFNGVPASIKSVMFSDTSAVMQIPAVIPFPDVTADNLNVIRCITPHGTATFSFNIVAPPPAITSISNENALAGDSVYLYGTNFFFTQHVTFAGTEIKDFTAASDGTSIGFVLPQLAHSGKAAVVTKSGADSTKYNVNDLTTGMLCNFDDINPFSWGTNLESTGTDFPGNRGTYAVLKNGVLTGGDGVWWGNQRSINTNEVQWVPKDSLQASPDTYAFKFEINVPTAWNGTTIYVIRDSRDFMARYEPWLTATGTTASYVTKGWRTVTIPFSSFRSNDGKGTSATDLTALLTNTGAGPVNIQTANFSAGPTATGLYAAIDNIRVVKIK from the coding sequence GTGAATAAATTCATCTCACATACATGCAGCAGGTTACTGTTATGGTTGCTCCCGGGAATAACGGCGATGGTGCAAACCGGCTGTAAAAAAGACAGGGACGGAAGCGGACCTGTTATCACACACGTTAGAAATTATGCGGCTTCGCCGGATGATACCTTGTTAACCGCAGCACTGCCCGGCCAATGGGTGGTGCTGTCCGGCCGCGGCCTGCAGGATGCCCTGCAGGTAACGTTCAACGGGGTGCCTGCCAGCATCAAGAGCGTGATGTTTTCCGATACCAGCGCCGTGATGCAGATACCGGCGGTGATACCTTTCCCGGATGTGACGGCAGACAATTTGAACGTTATCCGTTGCATCACGCCGCATGGCACGGCCACTTTCTCCTTCAACATCGTAGCGCCGCCGCCGGCCATCACCAGTATCTCCAATGAAAACGCCCTCGCCGGCGATTCTGTGTACCTGTATGGCACCAATTTCTTTTTTACACAACACGTAACGTTTGCCGGGACAGAGATCAAAGACTTCACTGCGGCCAGTGACGGAACGTCCATCGGTTTTGTGCTGCCGCAGCTGGCCCATAGCGGTAAAGCAGCAGTGGTGACAAAGTCCGGCGCAGATTCCACAAAATACAATGTCAATGACCTGACCACCGGCATGCTCTGCAACTTCGATGATATCAACCCGTTCAGCTGGGGCACTAACCTGGAAAGTACGGGAACTGACTTTCCGGGCAACAGAGGCACCTACGCCGTGCTGAAGAACGGCGTGCTCACCGGCGGCGATGGCGTCTGGTGGGGCAACCAGCGCAGTATTAATACCAACGAAGTTCAGTGGGTGCCTAAGGACAGCTTACAGGCCTCGCCGGACACGTATGCCTTTAAATTTGAAATCAACGTGCCCACCGCCTGGAATGGCACCACCATCTATGTGATCCGGGATTCCCGGGATTTCATGGCGCGTTATGAGCCGTGGCTGACCGCTACCGGCACTACTGCCAGCTATGTGACCAAAGGCTGGCGCACAGTGACCATTCCATTCAGCAGTTTCCGGTCCAATGACGGCAAAGGCACCAGTGCTACCGATCTGACGGCGCTGTTGACCAACACCGGCGCCGGCCCGGTAAATATCCAAACGGCCAATTTCTCCGCTGGTCCTACGGCCACCGGGCTGTATGCGGCCATCGACAATATCAGGGTCGTCAAAATAAAATGA
- a CDS encoding GH39 family glycosyl hydrolase, translating to MKKHWYVMMAAFLLIAETATAQKDHNQDRAINVDLRKTAGPLPAMLNACVGAGRAAEGLRADWQQQLAYVRKECGFRYIRMHGLLGDEMAVYTQDEKGNPQYNYMYIDVLFDFLHSIGMKPFVELGFMPSALASGPKTIFWWRGNVTPPRDYDKWEKLIQNLVAHFTERYGAEEVKCWYFEVWNEPNLDGFWAGSQADYFKLYTHAARGIKNVNPAYRVGGPGTAGAAWEPEMIDYCYQHKVPLDFISTHAYGVKQGYLDEFGRSGTVLDKNPASVSGDVLQSRAEIAASKMPGLELHYTEWSASYTPADPIHDSYHEAAYVLQKLKQVGNAANSMSYWVFTDIFEEPGPRFTPFHGGFGMLTIQGINKPVFYAYQFLHRLGSTELVNKDTSSWVCRDSSGNVQALVWDFTNTHPGDSVHNQRYYIRDLPSKAKGKLQLNIAGMAAGQYAVELYKVGYNSNDAYTSYLSMGSPAQLNRQQVELIKQQNNGAPVSRAIISVKENEAFTKTIDIRENDVFLINILKL from the coding sequence ATGAAGAAACACTGGTATGTGATGATGGCAGCGTTTCTGCTGATTGCGGAAACGGCTACTGCACAAAAGGACCATAATCAGGATCGAGCAATAAATGTTGACCTCAGAAAAACAGCCGGACCGCTGCCCGCCATGCTCAATGCATGTGTGGGCGCAGGCCGCGCTGCGGAAGGGCTTCGTGCCGACTGGCAGCAGCAACTGGCTTATGTCAGGAAAGAATGCGGTTTCCGCTATATCCGGATGCATGGCCTGTTGGGCGATGAAATGGCCGTTTACACCCAGGACGAAAAAGGTAATCCGCAATACAACTATATGTACATAGACGTGCTGTTTGATTTTCTGCACAGCATCGGTATGAAACCTTTTGTGGAGCTGGGCTTTATGCCTTCCGCGCTGGCCAGCGGGCCTAAGACCATTTTCTGGTGGCGCGGCAATGTAACGCCGCCACGCGACTATGACAAATGGGAGAAGCTGATTCAAAACCTGGTGGCGCATTTTACAGAGCGGTATGGAGCAGAGGAAGTGAAGTGCTGGTACTTTGAAGTGTGGAATGAACCTAACCTGGATGGTTTCTGGGCGGGCAGCCAGGCGGATTATTTTAAACTGTACACACATGCCGCAAGAGGCATAAAAAATGTGAACCCCGCTTATCGTGTAGGCGGTCCCGGTACGGCAGGAGCAGCCTGGGAGCCTGAGATGATCGACTATTGTTATCAACATAAAGTGCCGCTGGATTTTATCAGCACACATGCCTACGGCGTAAAACAGGGATACCTTGATGAATTTGGCCGTTCCGGTACGGTGCTCGATAAAAATCCCGCAAGCGTCAGTGGCGATGTATTGCAATCGCGCGCGGAAATTGCTGCGTCGAAAATGCCGGGACTGGAACTGCATTATACGGAATGGAGCGCTTCCTATACGCCGGCAGATCCTATCCATGACAGTTACCATGAAGCGGCGTATGTGCTGCAAAAACTGAAGCAGGTGGGCAATGCCGCCAACTCCATGTCCTATTGGGTGTTCACGGATATTTTCGAAGAACCCGGACCACGGTTTACGCCCTTCCATGGCGGTTTTGGAATGCTTACCATTCAGGGTATCAACAAACCGGTGTTTTATGCCTACCAGTTTTTGCACCGGCTGGGCAGCACGGAACTGGTCAACAAAGATACTTCATCCTGGGTATGCCGCGACAGTTCCGGCAACGTACAGGCGTTGGTGTGGGACTTTACCAATACCCATCCGGGTGACTCCGTGCATAACCAGCGATACTATATCCGTGACCTTCCTTCAAAAGCAAAAGGAAAACTACAGCTGAATATTGCCGGCATGGCAGCCGGGCAATATGCGGTAGAACTGTATAAAGTGGGATACAACAGCAACGACGCTTATACCTCCTACCTGTCGATGGGCAGCCCTGCGCAGCTCAACAGGCAGCAGGTGGAGCTGATAAAGCAGCAGAATAACGGCGCGCCGGTATCGCGCGCCATTATATCGGTGAAGGAAAATGAGGCATTTACAAAAACAATTGACATCCGTGAAAACGATGTCTTTCTAATCAATATCCTCAAACTATAA
- a CDS encoding SusC/RagA family TonB-linked outer membrane protein produces MLSAWLLWGILFSFHGFAQTSRINGIVTNPKNATPVPGASVTVKNTSRHAVTDAAGRFVIEASAGNILVVSMMGFQKKEITLTNAATVKVELAENISQLEDVVVIGYGKTKRKDVTGAISSITGDEIRKTQPVTFDQALQGKVPGLVAQQISGQPGGAVSVQIRGISSFGASAPMYVIDGVIIGGTASPGAGTNPLAGINPSEIESIDVLKDASATAIYGSQATNGVIVITTRRGLIAPPTIMYDMYTGFQQLPKRLPLMDLREYATFINERNKGLGWGFDTREEFANPQYLGKGTDWQKELFRNAPMYNHSLTVNGGDARTQYLLSGSYFKQEGIALGSDFKRLSVRLNLDNKTTDWLKIGTSLQLINIKEKVNSTSSNVINTALSQTPDIAVKNTDGSWGGAYNPNGWVNSTVNPYAIALINKDEVNRNQVFGNLYAEISFLKDFVLRNEATMNFSMATEDRFNPTYVFGLVKNTNNSGAYIYNQNQFTTVRNFLTYSHLFEKKYNVNLLLGHEAQLSTNEATSATRSNFPSNNVQVISSGDPTTAANTGIKGQNAQESYFGRLNVGVNDKYLFTANVRADGSSKFAPENRWVTTWSGAFAWKLKNEAFLQSAKQVNDLKLRLGYGLTNNQNIRDYAYTSTLTTVATGLTGVAQLTVNVGNPYVQWEKTKYTNIGLDGTLFNWRLNFAVDFYNRRTDGLVMQIPLPLYSGTAIGWAPGSLDAPFVNVGTVNNKGFDFRISSTNIQRKNFTWKTDVTVSRNINEVIKLNTDGASLDRPYSKTVVGRSIGEFYGYVIDGGVFASPKDFETHALPVKNGVRLPVGAAGGSIWYGDLKFKDINGDGIINEYDQTFLGSPIPKYQIGLNNTFSYKNFDLNIFFNANIGSKVFNQLRINGDYPGTSFGYLRSLMDYAQLGLIDPAGSSTDIKNVYVKNPDTRTVGLRNDNTNDNNRNSDKFVESGTFLRCKNISLGYAVPEKLLSKIRVHYLRLYVNVSNAFIITNYSGMDPEIGSWDPLSAGIDNGFYPQPRVFTIGANVKLTK; encoded by the coding sequence ATGCTGTCTGCATGGCTGCTATGGGGCATACTCTTCAGCTTCCATGGCTTCGCCCAAACTTCCAGAATAAACGGGATTGTCACTAATCCGAAAAACGCGACCCCAGTGCCGGGTGCGTCTGTCACTGTGAAAAATACCAGCCGTCATGCTGTCACCGATGCTGCCGGAAGGTTTGTCATCGAAGCGTCGGCCGGCAATATATTGGTCGTCTCCATGATGGGCTTCCAAAAGAAAGAAATAACGCTCACCAACGCTGCCACCGTCAAAGTGGAACTGGCAGAAAATATTTCCCAGCTGGAAGATGTGGTGGTGATCGGATATGGTAAAACAAAACGCAAGGATGTTACCGGGGCCATCTCCTCTATTACGGGAGATGAGATCCGGAAAACGCAGCCGGTCACTTTCGACCAGGCTTTGCAGGGAAAGGTGCCAGGACTGGTGGCACAACAAATCTCCGGTCAGCCTGGTGGTGCTGTATCTGTGCAGATCCGCGGTATTTCTTCGTTCGGGGCCTCCGCGCCTATGTACGTCATCGATGGGGTGATCATCGGTGGCACGGCCTCACCGGGCGCCGGCACCAACCCGCTCGCCGGTATCAATCCTTCCGAAATTGAATCCATCGATGTCCTGAAAGACGCCTCGGCCACTGCCATCTACGGCTCTCAGGCCACCAATGGCGTGATCGTCATCACCACCAGGAGAGGGCTGATCGCTCCGCCTACTATCATGTATGATATGTACACCGGCTTTCAACAGCTGCCTAAAAGGCTGCCGCTGATGGACCTGCGGGAATATGCCACTTTCATCAACGAGCGCAACAAAGGCCTGGGATGGGGATTTGATACCCGTGAGGAGTTCGCCAACCCGCAATACCTTGGCAAAGGTACCGACTGGCAGAAGGAGCTTTTCAGAAACGCTCCCATGTACAACCATTCGCTGACGGTGAACGGCGGCGATGCCAGAACACAATATCTCTTGTCCGGCTCCTATTTTAAACAGGAAGGTATTGCCCTCGGGTCCGACTTTAAACGACTGTCGGTAAGACTGAACCTCGACAATAAAACGACCGACTGGCTGAAAATCGGCACCAGCCTGCAATTGATCAATATCAAGGAAAAGGTGAACTCCACCAGCTCCAATGTGATCAATACGGCGTTGAGCCAAACGCCGGACATCGCCGTGAAAAATACAGACGGCAGCTGGGGAGGCGCCTATAATCCCAACGGCTGGGTCAACAGTACCGTGAATCCCTATGCCATCGCGCTGATCAATAAAGACGAGGTAAACAGGAACCAGGTCTTCGGGAACCTGTACGCGGAGATCTCTTTTCTGAAAGACTTTGTGCTCAGGAACGAAGCCACCATGAACTTCTCCATGGCCACGGAAGACCGCTTCAATCCGACCTATGTCTTTGGACTGGTAAAAAATACGAATAACAGTGGCGCCTATATCTACAATCAGAACCAGTTCACTACGGTCAGGAATTTTCTTACCTATTCACACCTGTTTGAAAAGAAATACAATGTGAATTTGTTACTGGGCCATGAGGCGCAGTTAAGTACCAACGAAGCGACCAGCGCTACCCGCTCCAATTTTCCCTCTAATAACGTACAGGTCATCAGCAGCGGCGATCCTACCACGGCGGCCAACACCGGCATTAAAGGGCAGAACGCGCAGGAGTCCTACTTCGGCCGGCTCAATGTGGGGGTCAATGACAAATACCTGTTCACCGCCAACGTCCGTGCTGACGGCTCTTCCAAGTTCGCGCCGGAGAACCGTTGGGTAACTACCTGGTCCGGCGCGTTTGCATGGAAACTGAAAAACGAGGCGTTTTTGCAGTCTGCCAAACAGGTCAACGACCTGAAACTGAGACTGGGATATGGCCTGACCAACAACCAGAACATCAGGGACTATGCCTACACTTCCACGCTGACCACCGTGGCAACGGGCCTCACCGGCGTGGCGCAGCTTACTGTCAACGTAGGCAATCCTTATGTACAGTGGGAGAAAACCAAGTACACGAACATAGGGCTGGATGGAACATTGTTTAACTGGCGGCTGAATTTCGCGGTTGATTTTTACAACCGCAGAACAGACGGACTGGTGATGCAGATCCCATTGCCGCTGTATTCCGGAACAGCCATCGGCTGGGCGCCCGGCTCCCTGGACGCTCCCTTTGTTAACGTCGGAACAGTCAATAACAAAGGTTTCGATTTCAGGATCAGCTCCACCAACATCCAGCGTAAAAACTTCACCTGGAAAACGGACGTCACGGTGTCGCGCAATATCAATGAGGTGATCAAACTGAATACCGACGGTGCATCGCTGGACAGGCCATACAGCAAAACGGTGGTAGGCCGCTCCATTGGAGAGTTCTACGGGTACGTCATTGATGGCGGTGTATTTGCCAGCCCGAAAGATTTTGAAACCCATGCATTGCCGGTGAAGAACGGCGTGCGCCTGCCGGTGGGCGCGGCCGGCGGCAGCATCTGGTACGGCGATTTGAAGTTCAAAGATATTAATGGCGATGGCATCATCAATGAGTATGACCAGACCTTTCTGGGGTCGCCCATTCCCAAATATCAGATCGGACTCAATAACACCTTCTCCTATAAAAATTTCGATCTCAATATTTTCTTCAATGCCAACATCGGCAGCAAGGTGTTTAACCAGCTACGGATAAACGGTGACTACCCAGGCACCAGCTTCGGTTATCTCCGTTCGCTCATGGACTATGCGCAGCTGGGACTGATTGATCCGGCCGGTTCTTCAACGGATATTAAGAACGTGTATGTTAAAAATCCGGACACGAGGACCGTTGGTCTCAGAAATGACAACACCAACGATAACAACCGCAACTCCGACAAGTTTGTGGAAAGCGGCACGTTCCTGCGGTGCAAGAACATCTCGCTGGGTTATGCTGTGCCGGAGAAGCTGCTCAGTAAAATCCGTGTTCACTACCTGCGGCTCTATGTCAATGTTTCCAATGCGTTTATCATAACCAATTACTCTGGTATGGACCCTGAAATCGGCTCCTGGGACCCGTTGAGCGCTGGTATTGACAATGGGTTTTACCCTCAGCCAAGGGTATTTACCATAGGCGCCAATGTGAAGCTGACCAAATAA
- a CDS encoding beta-galactosidase: MKQCILLWLLVVLTVSQAFSQQDHPFFPAKRLITTGIYYYPEHWDPNLWERDIKRISEMGFEFVHLAEFAWSRMEPEEGKFDFVWLDKVMGLCAKYHLKVVMCTPSATPPAWLRYQYPETFQMNSRYIRGEHGTRGLGSVVSPVYHRLVETIVTQMAQRYGNNENVIGWQLDNEPDAKPDFSPASQDAFRQWLKNKYHSIDTLNAVWGTAFWSQWYNSFDQVIIPNVDLVGWWGSNPHAVLDFKRYMADAQAEYLDFQARTLRNNISQQQFVTTNYTAVSPGADPRRTKLLDFATYTAYPNGGTYNIGKQGFRLGNSNVILFAAEYYKSVGGVTGAMEIQPGTVNWGNFTPQPLPGTVRMWLYHIFAAGGKLACSYRFRQINYGAEQYHSGIMETDGVTPSPGGHDYMQFMKEMDILRKEADIKAALPEKLAKRSTAVLWNLENYWSFDQQRQTRQWDTWNYPVKFLQIAKSFGAQADVVPETADLSKYKVVIVPAYELVDSGLIKKWQAYAANGGQLIITCRTATKTRAGNLWEAGWAAPLSGLIGARISSFDMLPDQYYGDIQTKSGHYNWNNWGDLLQPDKNTEALAVYNDQFYKGAAAVVKRRLGKGTVTYIGVDTDDAKLGKDVLRDIYTAAGATTEDYPPGVFVYWRDGFYVAVNYSSDDYNMNTGASAKILIGEKNIKPGGVLVWKE; the protein is encoded by the coding sequence ATGAAGCAATGCATTTTGTTGTGGCTATTGGTGGTACTCACGGTGTCACAGGCTTTCTCCCAACAGGACCATCCCTTTTTTCCTGCTAAGCGCCTGATCACGACAGGTATTTATTATTATCCCGAACACTGGGACCCGAATCTCTGGGAACGGGATATCAAAAGAATTTCGGAGATGGGTTTTGAATTTGTACACCTCGCGGAATTCGCATGGAGCAGAATGGAACCGGAAGAGGGGAAGTTTGACTTCGTTTGGTTGGATAAAGTGATGGGCCTTTGTGCAAAGTATCACCTGAAAGTGGTGATGTGTACGCCTTCAGCCACACCGCCGGCATGGCTTCGTTACCAGTACCCTGAAACGTTCCAGATGAACAGCCGCTATATCCGCGGTGAACATGGCACCCGCGGCCTGGGCTCTGTGGTGAGCCCGGTGTACCATCGCCTGGTGGAAACCATCGTCACCCAAATGGCGCAACGTTACGGCAACAATGAAAACGTGATCGGCTGGCAGCTGGACAATGAACCTGATGCAAAACCCGATTTCAGTCCCGCTTCGCAGGATGCTTTCCGGCAATGGCTGAAAAATAAATACCATTCCATCGATACGCTGAATGCCGTGTGGGGTACTGCTTTCTGGAGCCAGTGGTACAACAGTTTTGACCAGGTCATTATTCCCAATGTGGACCTGGTGGGCTGGTGGGGCAGTAACCCGCATGCCGTGCTCGATTTTAAACGTTATATGGCAGATGCGCAGGCGGAATACCTCGATTTCCAGGCGCGCACGTTACGCAACAATATTTCGCAACAGCAGTTTGTTACTACCAACTATACCGCCGTATCGCCTGGCGCAGATCCGCGGCGTACGAAGCTGCTGGACTTCGCCACGTATACAGCTTATCCCAACGGTGGTACGTACAATATCGGGAAGCAGGGCTTCCGGTTGGGCAACAGCAATGTGATCCTTTTTGCTGCGGAGTACTATAAATCTGTGGGCGGTGTTACCGGCGCCATGGAAATACAACCCGGAACGGTTAACTGGGGCAACTTCACGCCGCAGCCGTTGCCCGGTACGGTGCGTATGTGGCTGTACCACATTTTTGCTGCCGGCGGAAAGCTCGCCTGTTCCTATCGTTTCCGCCAGATCAACTATGGCGCGGAACAATATCATTCCGGAATTATGGAAACAGACGGTGTGACGCCATCACCTGGTGGCCACGACTATATGCAGTTCATGAAGGAGATGGATATCCTGCGGAAGGAAGCCGATATCAAAGCGGCGTTGCCGGAGAAACTGGCGAAGCGGTCCACTGCCGTGCTCTGGAACCTGGAAAACTACTGGTCTTTCGATCAACAGCGCCAAACCAGGCAATGGGACACCTGGAATTACCCGGTCAAATTTTTACAGATAGCGAAATCCTTCGGCGCACAGGCAGATGTGGTGCCGGAAACAGCTGATTTATCTAAATACAAGGTGGTGATCGTACCGGCCTATGAACTGGTAGACAGTGGCCTGATCAAAAAATGGCAGGCCTATGCGGCCAATGGCGGGCAGCTGATCATTACCTGCCGTACAGCGACTAAAACCCGCGCAGGCAATCTCTGGGAAGCCGGTTGGGCCGCGCCGCTGTCGGGCCTGATAGGCGCCCGCATCAGTTCCTTCGATATGCTGCCCGACCAGTATTACGGGGACATACAAACGAAGTCCGGTCATTACAACTGGAACAACTGGGGCGACCTGCTTCAGCCGGATAAAAACACGGAGGCGCTGGCTGTCTATAACGATCAGTTTTACAAAGGCGCAGCCGCTGTGGTAAAACGCAGACTGGGCAAAGGCACTGTTACCTACATCGGGGTAGACACCGACGATGCAAAGCTGGGAAAAGACGTGCTGCGGGATATTTATACCGCTGCCGGAGCCACCACAGAGGATTACCCGCCCGGGGTATTTGTTTATTGGAGAGATGGTTTTTATGTAGCGGTGAACTATTCTTCTGATGATTATAACATGAATACGGGCGCATCTGCCAAAATACTGATCGGCGAAAAAAACATAAAGCCAGGCGGGGTGCTTGTCTGGAAAGAATAA
- a CDS encoding RagB/SusD family nutrient uptake outer membrane protein codes for MKSIIKILFCQIMVTVLAGCSKSFLDRPPLSQISADNFYQSTNDLRLATAALYAGSPWGDWNYTCYLPVGDVLSGNLAVGYWGDAVQLNTFSVTGLNGIMVSNWKAMYNIIAHCNITINAIKQKAPDSIAAVNKNAAIAEARFIRGFAYYNLAVHWGAVPVIEDNSKLVISPLVNRIKTEDVFRFVINDLTFAAQNLPSADVAGRLTTWSAQGMLGKVYLTAAGLNHSGNRDQALLDSAKKYAGNVCKNSGLSLLRNYADLFKTQFNDNPESLFALQWAPGGAWLEGNMLQIYSPGGAEISANGQPGWFSIRPTVDLFKSYVTQDSVRRKATFMLKGDYYAELNAAGGGYHFTGDCGLKKHIIGTNKDNNAPTMTLSSSTEHNALLRLADVYLIYAEAVLGNNASTSDADALLYFNKVRERAGVSPAPSIDADSVLIERRIELAAEGQYWTDLVRLSYYNPTKAISKLNGEARVTFTYTDNVVTPASPYGVITPATIHSFSFPVPSSEVTANPKLLEPPVSYY; via the coding sequence ATGAAGTCTATCATAAAAATATTGTTCTGCCAGATAATGGTGACAGTGCTGGCAGGATGTTCAAAAAGTTTTCTGGACCGTCCGCCATTGTCACAGATCAGCGCGGACAATTTCTACCAGTCCACGAACGACCTGCGGCTGGCCACGGCCGCGTTGTATGCCGGTTCACCCTGGGGCGACTGGAACTACACCTGTTACCTGCCGGTAGGCGATGTGCTGAGCGGCAACCTGGCCGTTGGTTACTGGGGAGATGCGGTGCAGCTGAATACGTTTTCCGTTACCGGGTTGAACGGCATAATGGTGTCCAACTGGAAGGCAATGTATAACATCATTGCGCACTGCAATATTACCATCAATGCTATCAAACAGAAGGCGCCGGACAGTATTGCAGCTGTCAACAAAAATGCGGCGATCGCAGAGGCCCGCTTCATACGCGGTTTCGCGTACTACAACCTGGCGGTGCATTGGGGCGCGGTGCCGGTGATCGAAGACAACAGTAAACTGGTCATCTCTCCGTTGGTCAACCGCATCAAGACGGAGGACGTATTCCGCTTTGTGATCAACGACCTGACCTTTGCGGCGCAAAACCTGCCATCAGCCGATGTGGCGGGACGGCTCACCACCTGGTCGGCGCAGGGCATGTTAGGCAAGGTATACCTGACGGCGGCAGGCCTTAACCACTCAGGTAACCGCGACCAGGCGCTGCTGGACAGTGCGAAAAAATATGCGGGCAATGTGTGTAAAAACAGTGGTTTATCACTGTTGCGCAACTACGCGGACCTTTTTAAAACGCAGTTCAATGACAACCCCGAATCTTTGTTCGCCCTGCAATGGGCGCCCGGCGGCGCATGGCTGGAAGGGAATATGCTGCAGATCTATTCTCCGGGAGGAGCAGAGATATCGGCCAACGGACAGCCGGGATGGTTTAGTATCCGTCCTACGGTAGACCTGTTTAAAAGTTATGTCACGCAGGATTCCGTGAGGCGTAAGGCCACCTTCATGCTGAAAGGGGATTATTATGCAGAGTTGAATGCAGCCGGTGGCGGTTATCATTTTACCGGTGACTGCGGGCTGAAGAAGCATATCATCGGGACCAACAAGGACAACAATGCTCCCACGATGACACTGTCGTCTTCTACGGAACATAACGCCTTACTAAGGCTGGCAGACGTGTACCTCATCTATGCAGAGGCCGTGCTGGGCAACAATGCGTCCACCAGCGATGCGGATGCGCTCCTGTATTTTAATAAAGTACGCGAAAGGGCGGGCGTGAGCCCTGCTCCCTCCATAGATGCCGACAGCGTGCTGATAGAACGCAGGATTGAACTGGCGGCAGAAGGGCAGTACTGGACGGACCTGGTGCGTTTGTCGTATTACAATCCCACAAAAGCCATCAGCAAATTGAACGGCGAGGCGCGCGTGACTTTCACCTACACCGACAATGTGGTGACGCCTGCCAGTCCTTATGGAGTGATCACTCCGGCTACAATTCACAGCTTTTCGTTCCCGGTACCTTCTTCCGAAGTGACTGCCAATCCGAAACTGCTGGAGCCTCCGGTATCCTATTACTAA